A window of Oncorhynchus tshawytscha isolate Ot180627B linkage group LG10, Otsh_v2.0, whole genome shotgun sequence contains these coding sequences:
- the LOC112236647 gene encoding leucine-rich repeat and immunoglobulin-like domain-containing nogo receptor-interacting protein 3: protein MTGSPGISGQSLSPWRWLSRWGPVLLLVTMTTLLPGCCQACPPRCECSAQIRSVLCQRRRLTGIPEGIPTETRLLDLSRNRLRWVEMGDLAPYPHLEEVDLSENLIATLEPNAFANLQSLRVLRLRANQLKLVPMGAFAKLVNLTTLDLSENKLVILLDYTFQDLRSLRHLEVGDNDLVYISHEAFSGLLGVEDLTIERCNLTSISGQTLSYLRSLVTLRLRQLSIPALEDHNFRKLANLRGLEIDNWPYLEYISPLSFQGLDLYWLSITNSNITSVPSSSFRNLIHLTHLNLSYNPITTLEPWAFRDLLRLKELIMVNTGLATVEPHSLGGLRQIRVLNFSSNDLQTLEEGSFHSVNSLETLRVDGNPLLCDCRLLWILQRRKTLNFDGRVPVCAGPVEVQGNSLSTFTDSALFDHFTCQKPKIRNRKLQQVTAREGQPVSFLCSAVGEPAPNIMWISPQRRLITAKSNGRITVLPGGTLEIRYAQVTDSGTYMCIASNAGGNDTYFAMLTVRGAPLDASSAFFANRSMYGGEFFNDTNLNSTRVFLKFTLDLTTILVSTAMGCITFLGVVLFCFLLLFAWSRGRGQRKNNFTVETPFRKAEGPAAVGGAGGARKFNMKMI from the exons ATGACTGGCTCCCCGGGCATCAGTGGGCAGTCCCTGTCACCATGGCGGTGGCTGAGTCGCTGGGGGCCGGTCCTGCTGCTGGTTACCATGACAACCCTACTGCCAGGTTGTTGCCAGGCATGCCCTCCACGGTGCGAGTGCTCGGCCCAAATCCGGTCCGTCTTGTGCCAGCGGCGGCGGCTCACTGGCATCCCAGAGGGCATCCCCACGGAAACTCGCCTCCTGGACCTCAGCCGGAACCGTCTCCGCTGGGTGGAGATGGGTGACCTGGCGCCGTATCCGCACCTTGAAGAAGTGGACCTGAGTGAGAACCTCATTGCCACACTGGAGCCCAACGCGTTCGCCAACCTGCAGAGCCTCCGGGTGTTACGGCTGAGGGCGAACCAGTTGAAACTTGTACCCATGGGGGCCTTCGCCAAGCTGGTCAACCTGACCACGCTGGACCTGAGTGAGAACAAGCTGGTGATTCTGTTGGACTACACCTTCCAAGACCTGAGGAGTCtaagacacctggaggtgggagACAATGACCTGGTCTACATCTCTCATGAG GCCTTCTCCGGCCTGCTAGGGGTGGAGGATCTGACCATTGAACGCTGCAACCTGACTTCCATCTCTGGCCAGACGCTGTCCTACCTACGCAGCCTGGTCACTTTGCGACTACGCCAGCTCAGCATCCCCGCCCTGGAGGACCATAACTTCCGTAAACTGGCCAACCTCCGGGGGCTGGAGATCGACAACTGGCCTTACCTGGAATACATCTCCCCCCTGAGCTTCCAGGGTCTGGACCTGTACTGGCTGTCCATCACCAACAGCAACATCACCTCTGTCCCCTCGTCCTCCTTCAGAAACCTGATCCACCTCACCCATCTCAACCTGTCCTACAACCCCATCACCACCCTGGAGCCTTGGGCCTTCAGGGACCTGCTGAGGCTCAAAGAGCTGATCATGGTGAACACAGGCCTGGCTACGGTGGAGCCCCACTCCCTGGGAGGCCTCAGACAGATCCGGGTCCTCAACTTCTCCTCCAATGACCTCCAGACTCTGGAGGAGGGATCGTTCCACTCTGTCAACAGCCTGGAGACGCTGCGGGTGGATGGGAACCCACTGCTGTGTGACTGCCGTTTGTTGTGGATCCTGCAGAGACGCAAGACCCTCAACTTTGACGGCAGGGTGCCTGTGTGCGCTGGGCCGGTGGAGGTGCAGGGGAACAGCCTCAGCACCTTCACCGACTCAGCGCTCTTTGATCACTTCACCTGCCAGAAGCCCAAGATACGCAACCGCAAGCTTCAACAG GTGACAGCTCGTGAGGGCCAGCCAGTGAGTTTCCTCTGCAGTGCCGTGGGAGAGCCCGCCCCCAACATCATGTGGATCTCCCCTCAGCGCCGACTAATCACAGCCAAGAGCAATGGTCGCATCACCGTCCTCCCAGGAGGGACGTTGGAGATCCGCTATGCTCAGGTCACCGACAGCGGCACCTACATGTGCATTGCCAGCAATGCCGGGGGCAATGACACTTACTTTGCGATGCTCACGGTTCGGGGCGCGCCGCTGGATGCCTCGTCGGCCTTCTTCGCCAACCGCTCGATGTACGGCGGCGAGTTCTTCAACGACACAAACCTGAATAGCACTCGCGTCTTCCTCAAGTTCACCCTGGACCTGACCACCATACTGGTCTCCACAGCGATGGGCTGCATCACCTTCCTGGGCGTGGTGCTTTTCTGTTTCCTGTTGTTGTTTGCATGGAGCCGGGGGCGGGGCCAGCGTAAGAACAACTTCACCGTCGAGACCCCTTTCCGGAAGGCCGAGGGACCGGCGGCAGTGGGTGGCGCCGGAGGTGCCCGGAAATTCAACATGAAGATGATATGA